A single window of Paenibacillus sp. FSL H8-0537 DNA harbors:
- a CDS encoding carbohydrate ABC transporter permease: protein MTVKKIFVHTFLLIGVIFSIFPFYWLVVMSTNETSAIFAFPPKLVFGDYFLMNYRHVMDNINFYRALFNTLFIAIVSSLLQLFFNSLTGFTFSKFKFPGSKVLFFLMMATMMIPAQMLLVPQFIIIKEIGWLGSYKALIVPGMASAFGIFWIRQYALAIHDDLLEAGRIDGCTKFGLYWRIALPILRPALAFLAISTFMGVWEDYLWPLIVLTDTSKFTLMLTLQQLKSVHTGDYSMVMTGTLLATIPVIAFFLIVSRQFIEGIMEGAVKS from the coding sequence GTGACAGTAAAAAAAATATTCGTGCATACTTTTTTGTTAATCGGTGTTATATTTTCGATATTCCCCTTTTATTGGCTCGTGGTTATGTCAACAAATGAAACAAGTGCGATTTTTGCATTTCCTCCGAAATTGGTGTTCGGTGACTATTTCTTGATGAATTACCGTCACGTCATGGATAACATTAATTTTTATCGCGCGCTTTTCAACACCCTTTTTATTGCGATTGTAAGCAGCCTGCTCCAATTGTTTTTCAATTCATTGACTGGATTTACTTTCTCTAAATTCAAATTCCCGGGATCCAAGGTGCTCTTCTTTCTGATGATGGCAACGATGATGATTCCGGCTCAAATGCTGCTCGTTCCGCAGTTCATCATCATTAAAGAGATCGGATGGCTCGGAAGCTATAAAGCTTTGATCGTTCCGGGCATGGCAAGCGCGTTCGGGATTTTCTGGATTAGACAATACGCATTAGCCATTCATGACGATTTGCTCGAAGCTGGCCGCATAGATGGGTGTACCAAGTTTGGGCTATACTGGCGAATTGCTTTGCCGATTCTACGGCCGGCGCTTGCATTCCTTGCCATCTCGACCTTTATGGGGGTTTGGGAAGATTATTTATGGCCGTTAATTGTGTTGACAGATACATCAAAATTTACTTTAATGTTAACGTTGCAGCAATTAAAATCAGTTCATACCGGGGACTACTCGATGGTAATGACCGGAACGCTTTTGGCCACCATCCCGGTAATCGCTTTCTTCCTTATTGTAAGCCGTCAATTTATCGAGGGGATCATGGAAGGGGCGGTCAAAAGCTAG
- a CDS encoding LacI family DNA-binding transcriptional regulator translates to MMAPKIKDVAKYAGVSVTTVSRVLNGEKYVKDDLKARVQKAIDDLGYSPSHIARSLVRKKTNLIGVIVPDVTSSFYSTILSTIEKTASLNDYNLLVCNIIEDTDKELKYLQVFKEMRVDGIIIMHEKINEEIRKLLDKLGIPIIFSSVKPTDQPFISVIIDDYSAAYDATRHLIDLGHSRIGFIGGDMNDVTSGQNRYFGYIHALSDFGIEQIEGHIRFGDYKTRSGYEMMKEILACRSRPTAIFAVSDDMAVGAMNCINDYGLTVPDDISVIGFDGSQLTEQVRPRLSSMEQPILEMGKVTVDTLLDLISGNKAKRIDDVILKHMLVVRDSSKKYVNRED, encoded by the coding sequence ATGATGGCGCCGAAAATTAAGGATGTCGCCAAGTACGCGGGTGTTTCCGTTACGACGGTCTCGAGGGTACTAAACGGAGAAAAGTACGTAAAGGACGATCTGAAAGCCAGGGTTCAAAAGGCGATAGACGATCTTGGTTACTCGCCAAGTCATATAGCAAGAAGTCTCGTACGGAAGAAAACGAATCTCATCGGAGTGATTGTCCCCGATGTTACTTCAAGCTTCTATTCCACGATCCTTAGCACGATCGAGAAAACCGCGAGCCTAAACGATTATAATCTTTTGGTTTGCAACATCATCGAAGATACGGATAAAGAGCTTAAATATTTGCAAGTGTTCAAAGAAATGCGCGTGGATGGCATTATTATTATGCATGAGAAAATAAACGAAGAAATTCGCAAATTGTTAGACAAGTTGGGGATACCCATTATCTTCTCTAGCGTAAAGCCAACAGATCAACCCTTCATTTCAGTAATCATCGACGATTACTCGGCTGCATACGATGCAACGAGACATTTAATCGATCTCGGGCATTCGCGCATCGGTTTCATCGGTGGCGACATGAACGACGTGACATCGGGCCAGAACCGCTACTTCGGTTATATTCACGCCTTGTCAGACTTCGGAATCGAACAAATAGAAGGTCACATTCGGTTTGGCGATTACAAAACGCGTAGTGGATACGAGATGATGAAGGAAATTTTAGCTTGCCGATCCCGCCCGACGGCGATATTCGCGGTAAGCGACGATATGGCTGTCGGAGCCATGAACTGCATTAATGATTATGGGTTAACCGTTCCTGATGATATATCCGTTATCGGGTTCGACGGTAGCCAATTAACAGAGCAGGTGCGTCCGCGATTGTCATCCATGGAGCAACCTATCTTAGAGATGGGGAAAGTAACTGTAGACACGCTTCTAGATTTAATATCAGGCAACAAGGCGAAGCGTATAGATGACGTTATTCTTAAGCACATGTTAGTCGTCCGCGACAGCAGCAAGAAGTACGTCAACAGAGAGGATTAA
- a CDS encoding carbohydrate kinase family protein, with protein MFDAVVIGDANIDLVVPGCNQVPQPGQEILVDNIAMHVGGGAALFAVSLAKLGIRVAFNGVLGNDTHGRYIRERFAEYGIDTRMVQTSKEHNTGISIAFNPGSDRSFITYWGSNIELRFDNLDIEQIVQGSHVHLTGYKGKRNHEQYITLVKSLKDNGVTLSCDVGWDDSGEWDGGVFELMKYFDVFLMNETECFHYTGMENLGDSLRYMSAYCSHVVVKLGKEGAISVKNGIIKRLPGYVVEAVDTTGAGDSFNAGYLFGFLSGKDVETSMRYGNACGALSVSGFGGSTNTPTFDQLEQFIRDHQNIKQSIQS; from the coding sequence ATGTTCGATGCTGTTGTGATTGGCGATGCCAATATCGATTTAGTCGTGCCGGGGTGCAATCAAGTTCCTCAACCCGGCCAGGAGATTTTAGTCGATAATATTGCAATGCACGTAGGCGGGGGAGCTGCATTATTCGCGGTCTCTCTTGCAAAACTAGGAATTCGAGTCGCATTTAACGGCGTATTGGGCAATGATACCCATGGCCGATATATTAGGGAACGTTTTGCCGAATATGGTATCGATACCAGAATGGTACAAACAAGCAAAGAGCATAATACGGGCATCTCGATTGCCTTTAATCCCGGATCGGATCGATCCTTCATCACTTATTGGGGATCCAATATAGAACTTCGGTTCGATAACTTGGATATCGAGCAAATTGTCCAAGGCAGTCATGTACACTTGACTGGTTATAAAGGGAAACGAAATCATGAACAATATATAACGTTGGTAAAGTCGCTTAAGGACAATGGAGTTACTTTGTCCTGCGATGTGGGCTGGGATGATTCCGGCGAATGGGATGGAGGAGTATTCGAATTAATGAAGTATTTCGACGTTTTCTTGATGAATGAGACTGAGTGTTTTCATTATACAGGCATGGAAAACCTAGGAGATAGTCTGAGATATATGAGCGCATATTGCAGCCATGTCGTAGTCAAGTTGGGAAAAGAAGGGGCCATTTCCGTTAAGAACGGAATCATCAAACGCCTTCCGGGTTATGTGGTTGAAGCAGTCGATACGACGGGAGCGGGAGACTCTTTTAATGCGGGATATTTATTTGGATTCTTGTCTGGCAAAGATGTCGAAACGAGCATGAGATACGGTAATGCCTGTGGGGCACTTTCTGTCAGCGGATTTGGCGGGAGCACGAATACGCCGACTTTCGATCAACTCGAACAATTTATTCGCGATCATCAAAATATCAAACAATCCATCCAGTCATGA
- a CDS encoding glycoside hydrolase family 2 TIM barrel-domain containing protein yields MIRLNRYWENLTVLQVNREAPRASYIPYAGDVSAKSGKRGKSPFYQTLNGTWKFRYYSSVLNVDEPFYKETADTSGWDDLIVPSCWQVNGYDQLQYTNIDYPFPNDPPFVPNDNPAGLYVRDFNVADCWEGKDKYIVFEGVNSCFYLWLNGQFAGYSQGSRMPAEFNVSSFLKPGKNRVAVIVLKWCDGSYLEDQDSWRYSGIFRDVYMLARDRVHIRDVFNKQKFEDGFRKAVLTTEIETNGHLNACADLKDAAGKVVASAKAVVEGKGTLRFELDYPNMWSAEAPYLYELYVRGGAEVLRFPVGFRQVTVEGGVFWINGQAVKLKGVNRHDFHPELGQTIPVTHMIKDLVLMKKHNVNTIRTSHYPNDTRFMDLCNEYGFYVVDEADLECHGIGNDHIEGSSHTLSRDPNWKAAFIDRAARMVERDKNHPCVVMWSLGNEAGYEANHIAMAEWIRERDPSVPVHYEGAAPHYKGSPRVECLDLESRMYASVQEIEAYAKDENNIKPLFLCEYSHAMGNGPGDLKDYWDVIYRYPKLIGGCVWEWNDHGIATETKDGTPFFAYGGDFGDKPNDGNFCIDGLVTPDRKPHTGLLELKKVLAPIRIEGHDIEAGQIKVTNLYDFIDLSHLSVIWKVELDSRLMQQGQLDVDGIMPQNTRLMTLPFTLPEKFYGRYVLTFSIVLKEETRWAEAGHEISFEQMEWSCNEPSLAFDDDVRHISVKPSPALQTEETGRWLTVEGFDFRHVFDMELGTLRQISRNGVNMLDVSSEFAIWRAPTDNDMHAKGKWLAEGYDRAAMKTYDCDWIKIEDGGIELRSRFSLGADSRASILAGEARWKVNVSGELSLHLNVKVQEGQPYPYLPRFGLRLTMPSGMEEVEYSGFGPHESYIDKRQSVRRGQFLTTVDGMFENYIMPQENGSRYGTEWAVVSNAQGMGLRFSAPDGFSFNVSHFSPEDLTEAKHDWELAKKKRKETIVHLDYKMSGVGSNSCGPELAEPYRLNEKEFQYELCLMPVFKEDE; encoded by the coding sequence ATGATACGTTTGAATCGTTATTGGGAGAACTTAACCGTTCTTCAAGTGAACAGAGAGGCTCCGCGGGCTTCCTATATTCCCTACGCGGGAGACGTTTCGGCGAAGTCAGGAAAGCGAGGGAAATCCCCGTTCTATCAAACTTTAAACGGGACTTGGAAGTTCCGATACTATAGCAGCGTCTTAAACGTGGATGAGCCATTCTACAAGGAAACGGCTGATACAAGCGGATGGGACGACTTGATCGTTCCGTCCTGCTGGCAAGTGAACGGATATGATCAGCTTCAATATACGAACATCGATTATCCTTTTCCTAACGACCCCCCATTCGTACCCAATGACAATCCGGCTGGGCTTTACGTTCGGGATTTCAATGTTGCGGATTGTTGGGAGGGCAAAGATAAGTACATTGTCTTCGAAGGGGTCAATTCCTGTTTTTACTTGTGGTTGAACGGACAATTTGCAGGTTACAGCCAAGGCAGCCGAATGCCAGCAGAATTTAACGTTTCTTCCTTTCTTAAGCCTGGGAAAAATAGGGTTGCCGTTATTGTATTGAAATGGTGTGATGGCTCGTATTTGGAAGATCAGGATTCCTGGCGTTATTCAGGTATTTTCCGTGATGTGTACATGCTTGCGCGCGATCGCGTTCACATAAGGGACGTGTTCAATAAGCAAAAGTTCGAAGATGGTTTTCGGAAAGCCGTTCTGACGACGGAAATCGAGACGAATGGGCACTTGAATGCATGCGCCGACCTAAAGGATGCCGCTGGGAAAGTCGTAGCTTCGGCCAAAGCCGTAGTCGAAGGTAAAGGGACTCTTCGGTTCGAGTTGGACTATCCGAATATGTGGAGCGCCGAGGCGCCTTATCTCTATGAGCTTTACGTTCGCGGCGGCGCCGAGGTACTGCGCTTTCCAGTCGGGTTCAGGCAAGTGACTGTCGAAGGTGGCGTGTTCTGGATCAATGGACAGGCCGTTAAGCTCAAGGGCGTCAACAGGCACGATTTCCATCCGGAGCTCGGACAGACGATTCCGGTAACCCATATGATCAAAGATCTTGTTTTGATGAAAAAACATAACGTGAATACAATCCGTACCTCTCATTATCCGAACGATACACGGTTCATGGATTTATGCAACGAGTACGGGTTTTACGTTGTGGATGAAGCCGATTTGGAATGTCACGGCATCGGAAACGACCACATAGAAGGATCGTCGCACACTCTATCCCGCGATCCCAACTGGAAGGCGGCCTTCATCGATCGAGCGGCCCGAATGGTAGAGAGGGACAAGAACCATCCGTGCGTCGTCATGTGGTCATTGGGTAACGAGGCGGGATATGAAGCGAATCACATCGCGATGGCTGAATGGATCAGAGAACGAGACCCATCCGTTCCTGTTCATTACGAAGGCGCTGCTCCACACTACAAAGGCAGTCCGAGAGTGGAGTGCCTAGACTTGGAAAGCCGGATGTATGCATCGGTTCAAGAAATTGAAGCCTACGCCAAGGACGAGAACAACATCAAGCCCCTTTTCTTATGTGAATACAGTCATGCCATGGGCAACGGTCCTGGGGATTTGAAGGACTATTGGGACGTCATATACCGTTATCCGAAGCTTATCGGTGGCTGCGTATGGGAATGGAACGACCATGGTATTGCGACGGAGACGAAGGACGGCACGCCTTTCTTTGCTTACGGAGGCGATTTCGGAGATAAGCCTAACGATGGAAATTTCTGCATAGACGGGCTAGTTACCCCGGACCGCAAGCCGCATACGGGCCTTCTAGAGTTGAAGAAGGTGCTCGCGCCTATTCGGATCGAGGGACACGATATAGAAGCTGGTCAGATTAAGGTGACTAACCTCTATGATTTTATCGACCTTTCCCATTTGAGCGTTATCTGGAAGGTAGAGCTGGACAGTCGGCTGATGCAACAGGGACAGCTAGATGTAGACGGAATAATGCCGCAAAACACTCGTCTTATGACACTGCCGTTTACTTTGCCTGAAAAGTTCTACGGACGCTATGTCCTTACTTTCTCCATCGTGCTGAAGGAGGAAACTCGGTGGGCCGAAGCCGGCCATGAGATTTCATTCGAGCAGATGGAATGGAGCTGCAATGAGCCGAGTTTGGCGTTCGACGATGACGTTCGACACATCTCTGTTAAGCCATCTCCCGCATTGCAAACGGAGGAGACGGGACGCTGGCTGACCGTCGAAGGCTTTGATTTCCGCCATGTGTTCGACATGGAGCTCGGAACCTTACGTCAAATTTCGAGGAACGGAGTGAACATGCTGGACGTGTCTTCGGAGTTTGCGATCTGGAGGGCGCCGACGGATAACGACATGCACGCGAAAGGGAAGTGGCTCGCGGAAGGCTATGACCGTGCCGCCATGAAAACGTACGACTGCGATTGGATTAAAATCGAGGACGGGGGTATCGAGCTAAGAAGCCGGTTTTCATTAGGGGCAGACAGCCGTGCATCGATCCTTGCAGGTGAAGCGCGCTGGAAGGTTAACGTTTCCGGGGAGCTGAGCCTTCACTTGAACGTAAAGGTTCAAGAAGGCCAGCCATACCCTTACCTTCCGCGGTTCGGCCTTCGCTTGACGATGCCTTCGGGAATGGAAGAGGTGGAATATTCGGGCTTCGGACCGCATGAGAGTTATATAGACAAACGCCAAAGCGTTAGGAGAGGCCAATTCCTTACGACGGTTGACGGGATGTTCGAGAATTACATCATGCCGCAAGAGAACGGCTCCAGATATGGTACGGAATGGGCAGTCGTGTCCAACGCGCAGGGCATGGGCCTTCGCTTCTCCGCACCAGATGGCTTCTCGTTCAACGTATCCCATTTCTCACCGGAGGACCTGACGGAAGCTAAGCACGATTGGGAGCTCGCGAAGAAGAAGAGAAAGGAAACGATAGTACACCTCGATTACAAGATGAGCGGTGTAGGATCGAATTCCTGCGGACCGGAATTGGCCGAGCCTTACCGTCTGAACGAAAAGGAATTCCAATATGAGCTATGCTTGATGCCCGTTTTTAAAGAAGATGAATAG